From a single Deinococcus humi genomic region:
- the tilS gene encoding tRNA lysidine(34) synthetase TilS, with product MACVSHVPPHLAQPLAPYAGQTVAVGVSGGADSVALLRALVLAGVRPVAVHLDHALRPESADDARWVAELAGALGLPHESARVDVAAVATARGWNLEDAARRVRYDFLRRMAKRHGASAVLTAHTRRDVAETVLMQVLRGEAVLSGISAEWGRVRRPWLKVPRTDLESFLRALGQGWREDTSNANPAFTRAWIRSEVVPVLSARFPGAEASLARVANHAAQDDLALTELALRLNPHTPLERQPTSVLRRFVRRELADAGLSFHAEHLERLAGALGTGETAHVTLPEAREVTATGGRLHLAARLWPEPAFPPPPGWQRRARQDGDRIRLPGGTRKLSDVLTDLKVPRAERDAVPLLVSDDGVQWMGLNPAVWAVGAREVAGVAQDPGQTAMGEALALARQAAAANEVPVGAVVLGPDGAVVGRGRNSSRADGDMTRHAELAALREAAATLGTPYLTDCTLVVTLEPCPMCLGAALEARVGGIVYGASNPRAGALGSVIDVLSGHWGHVPTVTGGVRGGEAARLLRDAFQGIRDRRHPESR from the coding sequence ATGGCCTGCGTGTCTCACGTTCCGCCCCATCTGGCTCAACCGCTGGCTCCCTACGCGGGGCAGACGGTGGCTGTGGGCGTGTCGGGCGGCGCGGATTCGGTGGCGCTGCTGCGGGCGCTGGTGCTGGCCGGGGTGCGGCCCGTCGCGGTGCATCTGGATCACGCGCTGCGCCCTGAATCGGCCGATGATGCCCGCTGGGTGGCGGAACTGGCCGGGGCGCTGGGACTTCCACACGAATCGGCGCGGGTGGATGTGGCGGCGGTGGCCACCGCCCGTGGCTGGAATCTGGAGGACGCTGCCCGCCGAGTGCGCTACGACTTTCTGAGGCGCATGGCGAAAAGGCACGGCGCCTCGGCGGTGCTGACGGCCCATACCCGCCGCGACGTGGCCGAGACGGTGCTGATGCAGGTGCTGCGGGGCGAGGCGGTTCTGAGCGGCATCTCCGCCGAATGGGGCCGAGTGCGCCGTCCCTGGCTGAAGGTCCCGCGCACCGATCTGGAATCCTTTCTGCGGGCGCTGGGCCAGGGCTGGCGAGAGGACACGTCCAATGCAAATCCCGCCTTCACCCGCGCCTGGATTCGAAGTGAGGTCGTGCCTGTACTGAGCGCCCGCTTTCCGGGTGCCGAGGCGAGTCTGGCAAGGGTGGCGAACCACGCCGCGCAGGACGATCTTGCGCTGACAGAACTGGCCCTCCGATTGAATCCCCACACTCCGCTGGAAAGGCAGCCCACCTCTGTCCTGCGCCGTTTCGTGCGTCGGGAACTGGCGGACGCGGGCCTGTCCTTCCATGCCGAGCATCTGGAGAGGCTGGCAGGAGCTTTAGGGACGGGCGAAACGGCCCATGTCACTTTGCCAGAGGCGCGGGAGGTCACGGCGACTGGCGGGAGGTTACACCTGGCGGCGCGACTCTGGCCCGAACCCGCTTTCCCGCCGCCCCCCGGCTGGCAGCGCCGGGCCCGGCAGGATGGAGACCGGATCAGATTGCCCGGCGGCACACGCAAGCTCAGCGACGTGCTGACTGATCTGAAGGTGCCGCGTGCGGAGCGGGACGCCGTGCCACTGCTGGTGTCTGACGACGGCGTGCAGTGGATGGGCCTCAATCCTGCAGTCTGGGCCGTGGGCGCGCGGGAGGTGGCGGGTGTGGCCCAGGACCCGGGCCAGACCGCCATGGGAGAGGCCCTGGCGCTGGCCCGGCAAGCGGCAGCAGCGAATGAAGTGCCTGTCGGCGCGGTGGTGCTCGGCCCGGACGGCGCGGTGGTGGGCCGGGGCCGCAACAGCTCGCGGGCGGACGGCGACATGACGCGCCACGCCGAACTGGCCGCCCTGCGGGAAGCCGCCGCAACCCTGGGAACGCCGTATCTGACGGACTGTACCCTCGTCGTGACCCTGGAACCCTGCCCGATGTGCCTGGGAGCGGCGCTGGAGGCGCGGGTGGGCGGGATCGTCTACGGCGCGTCCAACCCGAGGGCCGGGGCACTGGGCAGTGTGATTGACGTCCTCTCCGGGCATTGGGGTCACGTTCCCACCGTCACGGGCGGGGTGCGGGGTGGGGAAGCGGCGCGGCTTCTGCGGGATGCGTTTCAGGGCATCCGCGACAGGCGGCACCCGGAGAGTCGCTGA